A genomic window from Maylandia zebra isolate NMK-2024a linkage group LG20, Mzebra_GT3a, whole genome shotgun sequence includes:
- the LOC101486240 gene encoding putative N-acetyltransferase camello, translating to MAQKNNFQFSIREYRPSDQHVVMSLFKDGIFEHVYPAFFKAMSHPDHIGVALSISMAGYVLGGSSYFQALLFGSAWAGLIYYCCHDIYEGYMMRRQSADMADIQASYLENPDNGFWVAETDINGQSKVVGMVAVTGKSGEEEGERFEDWNGGVTGGGSELAQDAGDGSYGEMCHMVVAFSWRRKNLGSQLTRKALDFCKERGFGRLILDVSSPQTAAISLFEKAGFVQTSSHRNTHANRWFSNLARINVMRMEKLI from the coding sequence TTCAGTTCTCCATCAGGGAATATAGACCTTCAGATCAACATGTGGTCATGTCACTATTTAAGGATGGgatttttgagcatgtttaccCAGCCTTTTTCAAGGCCATGAGCCATCCAGACCATATTGGTGTTGCTCTGAGCATTTCGATGGCTGGTTATGTGCTGGGAGGCAGCTCCTACTTCCAAGCTCTACTGTTTGGCAGTGCATGGGCTGGCCTTATTTATTATTGCTGCCATGATATCTATGAGGGCTACATGATGAGGAGGCAAAGCGCAGATATGGCCGACATTCAGGCCAGCTACCTGGAAAACCCAGATAACGGCTTCTGGGTAGCAGAGACAGACATCAATGGCCAATCCAAGGTGGTAGGGATGGTGGCAGTGACTGGAAAAAGCGGAGAGGAAGAAGGCGAAAGGTTTGAAGACTGGAATGGCGGAGTGACGGGAGGAGGCTCTGAGCTGGCTCAAGATGCCGGGGATGGAAGTTATGGTGAGATGTGTCACATGGTCGTGGCATTTTCGTGGCGCCGCAAAAACTTGGGCTCGCAGTTAACACGGAAGGCTTTGGATTTCTGCAAAGAGAGAGGCTTCGGCCGTCTAATCCTGGATGTGAGCTCTCCACAGACAGCAGCCATTTCCCTGTTCGAGAAAGCCGGCTTTGTGCAAACCTCATCCCATCGCAACACGCACGCCAACCGCTGGTTCTCCAACCTCGCCAGAATAAATGTGATGCGAATGGAGAAGTTAATTTAA